The following coding sequences lie in one Halorarum halophilum genomic window:
- a CDS encoding ABC transporter ATP-binding protein, giving the protein MADEESATGRDSATGGRSAADVRLDGLRVEYGATAALDGVDLHVEPGEFFTLVGPSGCGKTTTLRSIAGFETPTAGTVDIAGESMRGVPPEDRGVGVVFQNYALFPHMDVAENVAYGLRFSDAPGGVGRDERVADLLDLVDLGGFGDRDPATLSGGQRQRVSLARALAPGPRLLLLDEPMSALDARLRERLRVQVREIQQELGITTVYVTHDQEEALAVSDRVAVMNGGRVEQVGPPRRLYREPNTQFVAEFLGDNNVFDGGVVAADGDRATVRVRGHDLVVDGPGLSVGDRATVCVRPERLRVDDGENRLTATVASTEFLGDATRVHCDWDGAPLTAQTDRDLSGTVTFGFDPADAHVVPVE; this is encoded by the coding sequence GTGGCCGATGAGGAGTCCGCGACCGGCAGGGATTCGGCAACGGGCGGACGGTCCGCGGCCGACGTGCGGCTGGACGGGCTCCGGGTCGAGTACGGCGCGACCGCCGCGCTCGACGGCGTCGACCTCCACGTCGAACCGGGCGAGTTCTTCACCCTCGTCGGGCCGTCCGGCTGCGGGAAGACCACGACGCTCCGGTCGATCGCGGGGTTCGAGACGCCGACCGCCGGGACCGTCGACATCGCCGGCGAGTCGATGCGCGGGGTTCCACCCGAGGACCGCGGTGTTGGCGTCGTCTTCCAGAACTACGCCCTGTTCCCGCACATGGACGTCGCCGAGAACGTCGCGTACGGCCTGCGCTTTTCGGACGCGCCGGGCGGCGTCGGGCGGGACGAGCGCGTCGCCGACCTCCTCGACCTGGTGGACCTCGGGGGCTTCGGCGACCGCGACCCGGCGACGCTATCGGGCGGCCAGCGCCAGCGCGTCTCGCTCGCCCGCGCGCTCGCACCCGGCCCCCGCCTGCTGCTGCTCGACGAGCCGATGTCCGCGCTCGACGCCCGCCTGCGCGAGCGCCTCCGGGTGCAGGTACGGGAGATCCAGCAGGAACTGGGGATCACGACCGTCTACGTCACCCACGACCAGGAGGAGGCGCTCGCCGTCTCCGACCGGGTCGCGGTGATGAACGGCGGTCGCGTCGAGCAGGTCGGGCCGCCGCGGCGGCTATACCGGGAGCCGAACACCCAGTTCGTCGCGGAGTTCCTCGGCGACAACAACGTGTTCGACGGCGGCGTCGTCGCCGCGGACGGCGACCGGGCCACCGTCCGCGTCCGCGGGCACGACCTCGTCGTCGACGGTCCGGGACTCTCCGTCGGCGACCGCGCGACCGTCTGCGTCCGCCCGGAACGCCTCCGCGTCGACGACGGGGAGAACCGGTTGACCGCGACCGTCGCGAGCACGGAGTTCCTCGGCGACGCGACGCGCGTCCACTGCGACTGGGACGGGGCGCCGCTCACCGCCCAGACCGACCGCGACCTCTCGGGGACCGTGACGTTCGGCTTCGACCCTGCGGACGCGCACGTGGTCCCCGTGGAGTGA
- a CDS encoding dihydrofolate reductase family protein, which yields MTDTEPDRTDEEDGAGTARRSVVVSNFVTVDGCYAGPDGEIDWFVWNDETERYSRDQIDSFDTILFGRTTYELMEEYWPTSAADEEDPAITEAMNSLPKVVFSETLERVDWENSRLVDGDVEDEVRELKAQPGEDIVIFGSGSLVQTLTNLGLIDEYRLFVNPVVLGPGKRLFEDVEAEVDLELLDSRTFSNGVVLLDYRTAESEQEAPADGST from the coding sequence ATGACCGACACGGAACCGGACCGAACTGACGAGGAGGACGGCGCGGGGACCGCCCGGCGGTCGGTCGTCGTCTCGAACTTCGTGACGGTGGACGGTTGCTACGCCGGCCCGGACGGGGAGATCGACTGGTTCGTGTGGAACGACGAGACAGAACGGTACTCCAGGGACCAGATCGACTCCTTCGACACCATCCTGTTCGGACGAACGACGTACGAACTGATGGAGGAGTACTGGCCGACCTCCGCGGCGGACGAGGAGGACCCGGCCATCACCGAGGCGATGAACAGCCTGCCCAAGGTCGTGTTCTCGGAGACCCTCGAACGGGTCGACTGGGAGAACTCGCGCCTGGTCGACGGGGACGTCGAGGACGAGGTCCGGGAACTCAAGGCCCAACCGGGCGAGGACATCGTGATCTTCGGGAGCGGCAGTCTCGTGCAGACGCTGACGAACCTCGGCCTGATCGACGAGTACCGGCTCTTCGTCAACCCCGTCGTCCTGGGGCCCGGGAAACGGCTGTTCGAGGACGTCGAGGCCGAGGTCGACCTCGAACTGCTGGACTCGCGGACGTTCTCGAACGGCGTGGTGTTACTCGATTACCGGACGGCGGAAAGCGAGCAGGAGGCCCCCGCGGACGGTTCGACGTGA
- a CDS encoding FAD-dependent oxidoreductase: MSPTDEFHDPNASRPDGTRTSVWTGTSPATDYDPLSDGDHVDVAVVGGGIVGLTAAAELVAAGRSVALVERDRIVSGATGNTTAKVTSQHGVIYRHLMELAGATVARAYAEANEAAIDYVESTADDLDVDCGFRRLPAYVYTHDPDERRRYRAEADAARHLGIPARAVDSIPLPDQPAAAVRFDDQAEFHPRKYLLALAESVVEDGGRIYEETRAVDVEDGSDGPCRVDTDRGELAADAVVLATHFPMVDPAFYFARLHPKKSYVVAVDAADPPDEGVFYRAGEPYLSVRTCETDEHGTLTLVGGQNHKTGQGGSVAERFDRVEASAHEHFDVSAVPYRWSTQDFVSVDRRPYVGELERREDLYVATGFGGWGMTNGTAAGRLIADLVRGRSNDWAQSFDPARVPDGEGTGTLLRENLNVGRQYVEDWARKPFSSPGNQTLRNLSPGEGTVVRRGTDLIGVSRGEDGDLQAVSAVCPHMGCVVSWNDGEGTWDCPCHGSRFEADGHVIDGPAVDDLPTKDD; this comes from the coding sequence ATGTCCCCCACCGACGAGTTTCACGACCCGAACGCGTCCCGCCCCGACGGAACGAGGACCTCGGTCTGGACGGGGACCAGCCCCGCGACCGACTACGACCCGCTCTCGGACGGCGATCACGTCGACGTCGCGGTGGTCGGCGGCGGCATCGTCGGGTTGACGGCCGCCGCCGAACTGGTCGCCGCGGGCCGGTCGGTCGCCCTCGTCGAACGTGACCGCATCGTCTCCGGCGCGACCGGCAACACGACCGCGAAGGTCACCTCCCAGCACGGGGTCATCTACCGACACCTGATGGAGCTGGCGGGCGCGACGGTCGCCCGCGCCTACGCGGAGGCGAACGAGGCCGCCATCGACTACGTGGAGTCGACCGCCGACGACCTCGACGTCGACTGCGGGTTCCGTCGGCTCCCGGCGTACGTCTACACGCACGACCCCGACGAGCGCCGACGCTACAGAGCCGAGGCCGACGCCGCGCGCCACCTCGGCATCCCCGCGCGGGCGGTCGACTCCATCCCACTCCCCGACCAGCCCGCGGCGGCCGTCCGGTTCGACGACCAGGCCGAGTTCCACCCCCGGAAATACCTGCTCGCGCTCGCCGAGTCCGTCGTCGAGGACGGCGGGCGGATCTACGAGGAGACCCGGGCCGTGGACGTCGAGGACGGCTCCGACGGCCCGTGTCGGGTCGACACCGACCGGGGGGAACTGGCGGCCGACGCCGTCGTCCTCGCCACGCACTTCCCGATGGTCGACCCGGCGTTCTACTTCGCCCGCCTCCACCCGAAGAAGTCCTACGTCGTCGCCGTCGACGCCGCCGACCCGCCCGACGAGGGTGTCTTCTACCGCGCCGGCGAGCCGTACCTCTCGGTCCGGACCTGCGAGACCGACGAGCACGGGACGCTGACGCTCGTCGGCGGACAGAACCACAAGACCGGTCAGGGCGGCAGCGTCGCCGAGCGGTTCGACCGGGTCGAGGCGTCGGCCCACGAACACTTCGACGTCTCCGCGGTCCCGTACCGGTGGTCGACGCAGGACTTCGTGTCGGTCGACCGACGGCCGTACGTCGGCGAACTCGAGCGGCGCGAGGACCTGTACGTCGCGACGGGGTTCGGCGGGTGGGGGATGACCAACGGCACCGCCGCGGGGAGACTCATAGCCGATCTCGTCCGGGGCCGGTCGAACGACTGGGCCCAGTCGTTCGACCCGGCCCGCGTTCCGGACGGGGAGGGGACGGGGACGCTCCTCCGGGAGAACCTGAACGTCGGCCGGCAGTACGTGGAGGACTGGGCGCGCAAACCGTTCTCCTCGCCCGGAAACCAGACGCTCCGGAACCTCTCGCCCGGCGAGGGAACGGTCGTCCGCCGGGGCACCGACCTGATCGGCGTATCGCGCGGCGAGGACGGCGACCTGCAGGCCGTCTCAGCGGTGTGCCCGCACATGGGCTGTGTCGTCAGCTGGAACGACGGGGAGGGGACCTGGGACTGTCCGTGTCACGGCTCCCGGTTCGAGGCGGACGGACACGTCATCGACGGGCCCGCCGTCGACGACCTCCCGACGAAGGACGACTGA
- a CDS encoding class I SAM-dependent methyltransferase has protein sequence MSVRQEFDAWAADGRDRGMEERHWQTAKHALARMPAGPGDTVLDLGTGSGYALRALADTKDIARGYGLDGSPEMARNAREYTEEEPSAADLGGETPAASTADLGFVVGDFGHLPFADDSIDHAFSMEAFYYSADPHETLREVARVLRPGGTFHCAVNYYEENVHSHAWQDNISVDMTRWDADQYREAFEEAGLAVASQDNVPDRDVEIPPAEEFPTENWETREEMVERYRTYGTLLTVGVAL, from the coding sequence ATGAGCGTTCGCCAGGAGTTCGACGCGTGGGCCGCCGACGGCCGGGACCGGGGGATGGAGGAGCGGCACTGGCAAACCGCGAAGCACGCGCTCGCCAGGATGCCGGCAGGGCCGGGCGACACCGTCCTCGACCTGGGGACCGGCAGCGGCTACGCGCTTCGTGCGCTCGCGGACACGAAGGACATCGCCCGGGGGTACGGCCTCGACGGCTCCCCCGAGATGGCCCGGAACGCCCGCGAGTACACCGAGGAGGAGCCCTCGGCCGCGGACCTCGGCGGAGAGACCCCGGCCGCCTCGACCGCAGACCTCGGCTTCGTCGTCGGCGACTTCGGTCACCTCCCGTTCGCCGACGACTCGATCGACCACGCCTTCTCCATGGAGGCGTTCTACTACTCGGCCGACCCGCACGAGACGCTCCGGGAGGTCGCCCGCGTCCTCCGGCCCGGCGGGACGTTCCACTGTGCGGTGAACTACTACGAGGAGAACGTCCACAGCCACGCCTGGCAGGACAACATCTCCGTCGACATGACGCGCTGGGACGCCGACCAGTACCGCGAGGCGTTCGAGGAGGCGGGGCTCGCGGTCGCCTCGCAGGACAACGTCCCCGACCGCGACGTGGAGATCCCGCCGGCCGAGGAGTTTCCCACCGAGAACTGGGAGACCCGAGAGGAGATGGTCGAACGGTACCGGACCTACGGAACCCTGCTCACCGTCGGCGTGGCACTCTGA
- a CDS encoding DNA-directed DNA polymerase II small subunit, giving the protein MPLETPSRVVQALAGRGYNAEREAVTLIAEAESPTLALDAAIEAAPEDALVLTRDHVRSALATTPAPDPDGVAADGASTTEQAPTEGATTEQTPTEHAPTADSGTSTSSASTSSTPTSGASASTTTDPAASASATGSTGTSDSAGTGGGTATADPSTSTGTAAGQSGGSAASAPVETEGSSRVGGRDPPAPGIANDVTGRSTGTGEYDEFVRVFRDRYDRLAGQLRGRVNHRPAEAIQDMPGGSEAELIGLVNDIRSTASGHWLIELEDTTGTFPCLVMKDRDIADLVDELLMDECIAVQGTLADDAGIMFVDAIHFPDVPRTYRPNTADRQVEAALISDVHVGSQEFMADAWHRFADWLHTEEADRVEYLLIAGDMVEGVGVYPNQDEELDVVDIYDQYERFSEYLKEVPGDMEIVMIPGNHDAVRLAEPQPGFDEELRDIMSAHDPRISGNPSTVSVEGVNVLMYHGVSLDEVIAELPAEKASYDEPHKAMFQLLKKRHVAPQYGGHTRIAPEEKDYLVMDEVPDVFHTGHVHKLGWGKYHNVLAVNSGCWQAQTAFQKSVNIDPDAGYAPILELDTLDMTVRKFS; this is encoded by the coding sequence GTGCCACTGGAGACGCCTTCCCGGGTCGTGCAGGCGCTCGCGGGCCGCGGCTACAACGCCGAACGGGAAGCCGTCACCCTCATCGCGGAGGCCGAATCGCCGACGCTCGCGCTCGACGCCGCCATCGAGGCGGCCCCCGAGGACGCGCTCGTGCTGACCCGCGACCACGTCCGGTCGGCGCTCGCCACAACCCCCGCGCCGGATCCCGACGGGGTCGCGGCCGACGGCGCGTCGACGACCGAGCAGGCGCCGACTGAAGGGGCGACAACTGAGCAGACGCCGACCGAGCACGCGCCGACCGCGGACTCCGGTACGTCGACGTCCAGTGCGTCGACGTCCAGTACGCCGACCTCCGGGGCCTCGGCGTCGACGACCACGGATCCCGCCGCGTCCGCGTCGGCGACGGGATCCACGGGGACCTCCGATTCCGCGGGAACCGGCGGCGGTACCGCCACTGCGGACCCCTCCACTTCGACTGGAACTGCGGCCGGGCAGTCGGGCGGTTCCGCAGCCTCGGCTCCAGTCGAAACGGAGGGGTCGTCGCGCGTCGGGGGCCGGGACCCCCCGGCCCCGGGCATCGCGAACGACGTGACCGGCCGGTCGACGGGGACGGGCGAGTACGACGAATTCGTCCGGGTGTTCCGGGACCGCTACGACCGCCTAGCGGGGCAACTCCGCGGACGGGTGAACCACCGTCCCGCTGAGGCCATCCAGGACATGCCCGGCGGGAGCGAGGCGGAGCTGATCGGCCTCGTCAACGACATCCGCTCGACCGCCTCGGGCCACTGGCTGATCGAACTCGAGGACACCACCGGGACGTTCCCCTGTCTCGTGATGAAGGACCGCGACATCGCGGACCTCGTCGACGAACTCCTCATGGACGAGTGCATCGCCGTCCAGGGGACGCTCGCGGACGACGCGGGCATCATGTTCGTCGACGCCATCCACTTCCCGGACGTGCCCCGCACGTACCGCCCGAACACGGCCGACCGGCAGGTCGAGGCGGCGCTCATCTCCGACGTCCACGTCGGCTCCCAGGAGTTCATGGCCGACGCCTGGCATCGGTTCGCCGACTGGCTCCACACCGAGGAGGCCGACCGCGTCGAGTACCTCCTCATCGCCGGCGACATGGTCGAGGGGGTCGGCGTCTACCCGAACCAGGACGAGGAGCTCGACGTAGTGGACATCTACGACCAGTACGAGCGCTTCTCGGAGTACCTGAAGGAGGTGCCGGGCGACATGGAGATCGTGATGATCCCTGGCAACCACGACGCGGTCCGGCTCGCGGAGCCCCAGCCGGGGTTCGACGAGGAGCTCCGCGACATCATGTCGGCCCACGACCCCCGGATCTCGGGGAACCCCTCGACGGTCTCCGTCGAGGGCGTGAACGTCCTCATGTACCACGGCGTCTCGCTCGACGAGGTCATCGCCGAACTCCCGGCCGAGAAGGCGAGCTACGATGAGCCGCACAAGGCGATGTTCCAGCTGCTGAAGAAGCGCCACGTCGCCCCGCAGTACGGCGGTCACACCCGGATCGCGCCCGAGGAGAAGGACTACCTCGTGATGGACGAGGTGCCGGACGTGTTCCACACCGGGCACGTCCACAAGCTCGGGTGGGGGAAGTACCACAACGTCCTCGCGGTGAACTCCGGGTGCTGGCAGGCGCAGACCGCCTTCCAGAAGTCCGTCAACATCGACCCGGACGCCGGCTACGCGCCGATCCTGGAACTCGACACGCTGGACATGACCGTCAGGAAGTTCTCCTGA
- a CDS encoding S26 family signal peptidase, producing MTDDRGSPDGDPLTRFLRADSGPLLFAREVLSSALAVALVGLLLFAIAGVWPPMVAVESPSMEPNMHPGDLVFMTEPDRFSPSFAVGDTGIVTESIGEDQGYRTFDGYGSVIIYQTPDRERRGQSPIIHRAHLHVEEGENWFDQANPDYVEGDSCEEVRYCPAPYDGFITKGDNNAQYDQALNIARPVKTEWVRGIARVRVPYLGWIRLVFSGAATTSPPVPVDAVAGSPGPTGVGGSSAEAAVTDPVETTVPAQVSASEGPSAALSPSVNGSLSSASPSRVPA from the coding sequence ATGACCGACGACCGAGGGTCCCCCGACGGGGACCCGTTGACGCGGTTTCTCCGGGCGGATTCGGGCCCGCTCCTGTTCGCCCGGGAGGTGCTCTCCTCCGCGCTCGCCGTCGCCCTCGTCGGACTCCTCCTGTTCGCGATCGCCGGCGTCTGGCCGCCGATGGTCGCCGTCGAGTCGCCGAGCATGGAGCCGAACATGCATCCGGGCGATCTCGTGTTCATGACCGAACCCGATCGCTTCTCCCCCTCGTTCGCCGTCGGCGACACCGGCATCGTCACCGAATCGATCGGCGAGGACCAGGGGTACCGGACGTTCGACGGCTACGGTTCGGTGATCATCTACCAGACGCCGGACCGGGAGCGACGGGGCCAGTCCCCCATCATCCACCGCGCGCATCTCCACGTCGAGGAGGGCGAGAACTGGTTCGACCAGGCGAACCCCGACTACGTCGAAGGGGATTCGTGCGAGGAGGTCCGCTACTGCCCCGCCCCCTACGACGGGTTCATCACCAAGGGCGACAACAACGCGCAGTACGACCAGGCGCTCAACATCGCCCGACCGGTGAAGACCGAGTGGGTGCGGGGGATCGCGCGTGTCCGCGTGCCGTACCTCGGGTGGATCCGCCTCGTCTTCTCCGGCGCGGCGACCACGTCCCCCCCGGTACCGGTCGACGCGGTCGCCGGGTCGCCGGGGCCGACCGGTGTCGGCGGTTCCTCGGCGGAAGCGGCAGTAACGGATCCTGTAGAGACTACCGTTCCAGCGCAGGTGTCGGCTTCCGAAGGGCCGTCCGCAGCCCTGTCGCCGAGCGTTAACGGTTCACTATCGTCAGCGAGTCCGTCGCGCGTTCCGGCGTAA
- a CDS encoding Cdc6/Cdc18 family protein: protein MTRDESNETDGDTEVGERGDRIDRDDVSTRTDASDDSDTSERASAGETPSDEDPSESVPVENVPSEGGTAGDATGDGANVGDTGGAFEFGSRTRTETEVDLDVDEVLADEEDNTGLFDDLLSGEPIFENKEVLRPSYTPHELPHRTDQINKMATILVSALRGETPSNILIYGKTGTGKTASAKFVSQELESTSQKYDVPCEVEYINCEVTDTQYRVLAQLANKFIEKNKAVIDNRLSELRDLRSHAAENLDALAGTEFASVDDVADRIADLEGDREEIEEVPMTGWPTDRVYTTFFDAVDYHERVVVIMLDEIDKLVEKSGDDTLYNLSRMNSELENSRISIMGISNDLKFTDFLDPRVKSSLGEEEIVFPPYDANQLRDILQHRSDIAFKDDALTEDVIPLCAAFAAQEHGDARRALDLLRTAGELAERSQADLVEESHVRQAQDKIELDRVVEVVRTLPTQSKIVLFSIILLEKNGVHNVNTGEVFNIYKRLCEEIDADVLTQRRVTDLISELDMLGIVNAVVVSKGRYGRTKEISLSVPIDETEAVLLSDSRLGDIEDAQPFVQARFDN, encoded by the coding sequence ATGACAAGGGACGAATCGAACGAGACTGACGGAGACACGGAGGTCGGGGAGCGGGGGGACCGGATCGACCGTGACGACGTATCGACGCGGACGGACGCGAGCGACGACTCGGATACGAGCGAGCGCGCGTCCGCTGGTGAGACGCCGTCCGACGAAGACCCCTCGGAGTCGGTTCCAGTCGAAAACGTCCCCTCGGAGGGGGGAACCGCCGGGGACGCTACCGGCGACGGCGCGAACGTCGGCGACACCGGCGGTGCCTTCGAGTTCGGGTCGCGGACCCGCACCGAGACGGAGGTCGACCTCGACGTCGACGAGGTGCTCGCCGACGAGGAGGACAACACCGGTCTGTTCGACGACCTGCTCTCGGGCGAGCCGATCTTCGAGAACAAGGAGGTCCTCCGACCGTCCTACACGCCGCACGAACTCCCCCACCGGACGGACCAGATCAACAAGATGGCGACCATCCTCGTCTCGGCGCTGCGCGGGGAGACGCCGTCGAACATCCTCATCTACGGGAAGACGGGGACCGGAAAGACCGCCTCCGCGAAGTTCGTCTCCCAGGAACTCGAGTCCACGAGCCAGAAGTACGACGTCCCCTGCGAGGTCGAGTACATCAACTGCGAGGTGACCGACACGCAGTACCGCGTGCTCGCCCAGCTCGCGAACAAGTTCATCGAGAAGAACAAGGCGGTCATCGACAACCGACTGTCCGAACTCCGGGACCTCCGGTCGCACGCCGCGGAGAACCTCGACGCCCTCGCGGGCACCGAGTTCGCGTCCGTCGACGACGTGGCCGACCGCATCGCCGACCTGGAGGGCGACAGGGAGGAGATCGAGGAGGTTCCCATGACCGGATGGCCGACCGACCGCGTGTACACGACGTTCTTCGACGCCGTCGACTACCACGAGCGCGTGGTCGTCATCATGCTCGACGAGATCGACAAGCTCGTCGAGAAGTCCGGCGACGACACGCTGTACAACCTCTCGCGGATGAACTCCGAGCTGGAGAACTCCCGCATCTCCATCATGGGCATCTCGAACGACCTGAAGTTCACCGACTTCCTCGACCCCCGGGTCAAGTCGAGCCTCGGCGAGGAGGAGATCGTCTTCCCGCCGTACGACGCGAACCAGCTCCGCGACATCCTCCAGCACCGCTCGGACATCGCGTTCAAGGACGATGCGCTCACCGAGGACGTCATCCCGCTGTGTGCCGCGTTCGCCGCCCAGGAACATGGCGACGCACGCCGCGCGCTCGACCTGCTGCGGACGGCGGGCGAACTCGCGGAGCGCTCGCAGGCCGACCTCGTCGAGGAGTCCCACGTCCGGCAGGCTCAGGACAAGATCGAACTCGACCGCGTCGTCGAGGTCGTCCGGACGCTCCCGACCCAGAGCAAAATCGTCCTCTTCTCCATCATTCTGCTCGAGAAGAACGGCGTCCACAACGTCAACACGGGCGAGGTGTTCAACATCTACAAGCGCCTCTGCGAGGAGATCGACGCCGACGTGCTCACCCAGCGCCGGGTGACCGACCTCATCTCCGAACTCGACATGCTCGGCATCGTCAACGCGGTCGTCGTCTCCAAGGGTCGCTACGGGCGCACGAAGGAGATCTCGCTCTCGGTTCCGATCGACGAGACCGAGGCCGTGCTCCTCTCGGACTCCCGCCTCGGCGACATCGAGGACGCCCAGCCGTTCGTCCAGGCACGGTTCGACAACTGA